A part of Rhodamnia argentea isolate NSW1041297 chromosome 8, ASM2092103v1, whole genome shotgun sequence genomic DNA contains:
- the LOC115755819 gene encoding coniferyl alcohol acyltransferase-like: MGEVAGAGGEFAVKLGKKEVVAAALPMQEHWLPLSNLDLLLPPLDVGVFFCYTNPTTTASQRLGYGSLVAILKAALAQALVSYYALAGEVVQNSVGEPELLCNNRGVDFLEAFADLELCHLNLYNPDETIEGKLVPTKKQGVLAVQATELKCGGIVVSCTFDHRIADAYSANMFMVFWADTARSAAPISLRPSFRRSLLNPRRPLCVDPSLDSMYIPVSALPPPPKHKQQADEEGETTTTSRDDDRLVSRMYYVTAAKLSELQQRACSNGSKRSKLESFSAFLWKMVAESSLVANNDDNKTMSRMGIVVDGRCRLMSQGMDDKRTPMASYFGNVLSIPFGEKRVMEVVEKPLSWVAETVNEFVEKAATKEHFLGLIDWVEEHRPVPAVARIYCKPGSEEEEKEEGSTAFVVSSGQRFPVTEMDFGWGKPVLGSYHFPWGGEAGYVMPMPSPLANGDWVVYLHLFASQVAFIESHAPTVFRPLTPHYLNLL, from the exons ATGGGGGAAGTTGCGGGTGCAGGCGGAGAGTTCGCGGTGAAGTTGGGCAAGAAAGAAGTGGTGGCGGCAGCACTGCCCATGCAAGAGCATTGGCTGCCCCTCTCCAACCTCGACTTGCTCTTGCCTCCGCTTGACGTAGGCGTCTTCTTCTGCTACACCaaccccaccaccaccgcctcACAGAGGCTGGGATATGGGTCCTTGGTCGCTATTCTGAAAGCCGCCTTGGCCCAAGCTCTGGTCTCCTACTATGCTCTCGCCGGAGAGGTGGTCCAGAACTCGGTTGGGGAGCCTGAGCTCCTGTGCAACAATCGTGGGGTGGACTTCCTCGAAGCTTTCGCGGACTTAGAACTCTGCCATCTCAACCTGTACAATCCCGACGAAACCATCGAAGGGAAACTGGTTCCTACAAAGAAGCAAGGCGTGCTTGCTGTTCAG GCGACGGAGCTGAAGTGCGGGGGGATAGTGGTGTCGTGTACGTTTGACCATCGGATAGCTGACGCCTACTCGGCCAACATGTTCATGGTGTTTTGGGCAGACACGGCTCGGTCCGCTGCCCCCATCTCCCTCCGTCCTTCCTTCCGCCGCTCTCTTCTCAACCCTAGGCGTCCGCTCTGCGTTGACCCTTCTCTAGACAGCATGTACATCCCAGTATCCGCGTTGCCCCCACCTCCCAAGCACAAGCAGCAGGCAGATGAGGAAGGCGAGACGACCACGACATCGAGGGACGATGATCGTCTGGTAAGCCGCATGTACTATGTGACTGCTGCCAAGCTAAGTGAATTGCAGCAGAGGGCCTGCTCCAATGGAAGCAAGAGGTCTAAGTTGGAATCGTTCAGCGCTTTCCTTTGGAAGATGGTGGCGGAATCCTCCTTGGTTGCCAATAATGATGACAACAAGACGATGTCGAGGATGGGGATCGTCGTGGACGGCAGGTGTAGGTTGATGAGCCAGGGCATGGACGACAAGCGCACACCCATGGCGTCCTACTTTGGGAACGTACTGTCGATACCATTTGGAGAGAAGAGGGTGATGGAGGTGGTGGAGAAGCCATTGAGCTGGGTAGCGGAGACGGTGAACGAGTTTGTGGAGAAGGCGGCAACTAAGGAGCACTTCCTGGGCCTGATAGACTGGGTGGAAGAGCACCGGCCAGTGCCAGCGGTGGCAAGGATATACTGCAAGCCCGggagcgaggaggaggagaaggaggaaggGTCAACGGCGTTCGTGGTGTCTTCGGGACAGAGGTTCCCGGTGACGGAGATGGACTTCGGGTGGGGGAAGCCAGTGCTGGGGTCCTACCACTTCCCGTGGGGAGGGGAAGCCGGGTACGTGATGCCCATGCCCAGCCCGCTCGCCAACGGGGACTGGGTGGTGTACCTCCACCTTTTCGCGTCTCAGGTGGCCTTCATTGAGTCCCACGCTCCCACCGTCTTCAGGCCCTTGACCCCCCATTATCTTAACctcctttga